The Aedes albopictus strain Foshan chromosome 2, AalbF5, whole genome shotgun sequence region GGTATATCTGGcttaaatttgtaaaggaattcctggaggattcgccggaggaatttctagaagaatccttgaataatttcacaaagaatacctgaagaaatccccatagaaatttctagagaaacccctagaagaatcccgggaagTATCGTAGTAGAAATTTCTAGGAAGATATTGCTGGAATAATCTCTgccggaatttctagggaaaccccatcaggaatgcctggagaaatcctaagaatCCATCAAAGAATACTCGGATAAATCCCTGGCATGATCGATAGAgctattcctagataaattcttggaggaatccctgaatgaatcgtaGGAGCAAATATTCCggataacgaaaaaaaaacagcaaaaataTTCCCTCATGATGATATATCCAGATGCAGGGACGCAATCATGGGCAAAGTACACATTTAATGTGGTATTTTTACTACACCCGCAGAAATAAGGGAAATGACGAAGATTTTTTCAATACCAAATTGGAATCAACTTCAAGTCTTGGAATTACAACGTGCCTCTAATTAACTCGGAAGTCAGAACGCTGAACCGATTAATCACGGATCATGATTTCTCagcatagggtaaaaaatataatttggacatgtatataatttggccgtgcacggcgatgtatgtcttgttccggagggCTAATAAAAGTatatacttctcaatatcgattactggatcaaatagaccctattctgatgatatacgttgaaaatacgcttaacaattaagaatttacttcaaaattatcgaaaatgtaaattatttcactaaaacccctcaaatgcacaggtatgcaaaacGACATACACTTTATagcccaaggttgcgaccattcatttgcaaagatttacattcatttgctattatctcagttcagaagcatgctatcgaaaaacaatgtatggatgaatttaaccttgtagttttatctgaaagtttgccgaataacattggggtcgcaaacgtataccaaagtcgtgagcgagctgtgaaggcaactctccacgcggtgaatgtaaatttcattcacgctgtggaaaggtgccttcacagctcgctcacgactttggaatgcgtgtgcgaccccaatgttattcggcaaactttcagctaaaactacaaggttaaattcatccatacattgtttttcgatagcatgcttctgaactgagacaatagcaaatgaatgtaaatcttagcaaatgaatggttgcaaccttgatagccacatacaatattcacctcacaatggttgaattaataattgtaataaatttaaaagcctttttgcaatgaaaaatgttcaataaagaagcattaggcagccaatctcttaaggggctgtccattaattacgtaagggtttatagggggaggggggggtttgagaaatcttacgtgccatacaaaaatatttgggttttcatacaaaaaatcttacaagggggggggggggtggtggtgtCGAATAATCgttaaatttcccttacgaaattaatggacagcccctaacattcatctagaataggaggtgtccaaaatacattacaagttttctactgtaaatatattttggtcatctgacgaactacatggggatgctgtgcgattgcatacttggaggcgtattatgtggttctggcgatatttcctcgaatTTAATAAAAACTGCAATAGTTATCAAAATGCCTGTTAAGCGATTATtcacaagaaaatatttgttaatttatgctactttcatgatttagcagtattcatggcgtaacatggagataattgccctgtccaaattatatatacctgagggtgtccaaaacatatattcggtgtccaaaatgcaattcttatagGCGAtcagaaattgtgattttctcagcttaaaatgctttcgttatggtttttgtcaccaggaacgcaaagtacaatcatattaaaagcgtattggtaactttgcaacataatcaattgctttctaaggaagctaggggacgattttttcaacgttgtcctcagcctgtccaaaatacatgaattaccctactggTCGAGTATCATGCGAATCAAAGACGAAGGATTCTGCGAACTATGCgaaaaacaaaacacaaaagaCATAAATCATCTCAAAATGCTATAATtaactttctaaaaaaaaattttaacTGCAAATTTGAACTGGACAACAACCTGAAAATAAAGTGACCTAAAAACTGACTAGCGTTATTGGTGATTTGTTGttacatgaagaagaagaagaagaagaagaagaagaagaacgatggtgctttaaaaaaaaatcctatccctacaacacaggggaagtttttaaaatgcctctataaaatctaaaacaaaatctaattaaaacaaTTTGATgcacggtgttagactttgaacgaactacaaattaagtaccttatcaagaaaaaaatggtaaatttaaatttatacgttcaatatgtagtccgtccaaagtctaacaccgtacatcaaaccgtttttaattagattttgatttagattttatagacgcattttaaaaacttcccctgtgttgtagggataggatttttttttaaaacaccatcgttcttcttcttcttcttcatgcaacaacaaatcaccaatagcaatCTGCTATGCCATAAACGGATGTGACAGAAGTCGCATTAAAACAGAAGGTAGAAAAAGAACAAAATGCATCAGCTTCAAATTCTCAGAAATCGGCGAATACTGTACTTTGACTGTTCACAACTGAAATatataataaaattaaaaaaaaaaatacacgcaaGAGCCGATAACGTTTTCGCTATGTTCATCTTGATAACGTATGCAGTATttatctggtgaaattcttgaccaTCATGTGCTGATCATACGTCACTGATTTCCTGTCGATGAAGTGATAATATCCAATCCGATATGCCGATATCTTTGTTACTCGACGTCCCCAGTAGACAGACATGTCTTGCCTTTTTTCGGACAGATGTTTTCGGACAGAAATGTTTTGCCGTCGTTTGCAAGGagactacactgaaaaaactggcATAGTAACGCTGACAAAatcgagggtgaaattaaaaacttttaccacttgattttggtagacaaTAATTCATTCTTGAAACTACCATGTGCAGGGTTCAATTTACCATGTTgttttttatttacatttcatGGTAACATTGAACCTCTCTACATAGTTCATTTTACTATGTGCGTGAGAAACAGCATAGTACATTTGACTATGTCATTATGGTACTTGTTACCATGTGTGTGGTGGAATAGTAGTGTCCTGTCGTCTTTGTAGTTTACATTTAAGAAAagagcaaaaataaataaataaattatgtttATTGCTAAATAAATTATTCCCTAATTAAATCTTGAATTAAATGAATATCTTCCGGGAGCGTCTGAAATAACCTTTTTCAAGTCGTTCGGTTTCATTCTGCTGGAATGTCTTGGTGAAAATAGTGGTTCTGTCGAAGTTTCTGGAGAATGTCCATCTGCGATATGACGACGTCGTTCGGGAATTTTACATGCTGAACTGGGCGATGCGCGGTGATAAAGGAAGTGGTCAGTTTCATGCCGTTTGGGAGTTCCAGGAGACTGGTGTCCTGCGACGAATCCAACTGAAGGGGAAATCAACATGCATACTAAGCGGATTCCGGAGGTGGGTCCTTTTGAGTCGAGCGGTTTTATGAAACCTGTAAATGGTAGAACATGTTTTGGAGGATGTGACGGAATTTCCAGGTAAACATCGTGACCAACCTTTCGCTTGTTCCCGTTCTTATAGTTCCCATAATTTTTCTCCTTGGAATCAGATTTTTGTTAGCCTACTTCCAGACTATCTCTACGATGTCCGTCTCGGAAGGGCAGTAGTGGCCACGAAGCTTTTgaattttcttccggaattcctgaaagcttTGAACTCTGTAACCTGCTGGGTGGGAACTTCGTTGCCCGAGTTACTGTGATTCCTGATAGATGTAGATGGACTTTGAGAGCGTTAAAAAATCCTCGCAAAAATATTAATCGATTAGTATACTCACCAAAAGAGCTTCGGCTTTAACGTAATTATGAAATAATTTACTGAAACAAACTACGTCGCAAAcaactcattgaaaaaaaaaatgtctgcggAAATTGCTGATAAAAAGAAATACTTTCGGTGGTGGTAAAACGTAAAACTAAACATGTGAATATTAGTAGGGAACATGAACATGGTTCTGAGAATCACGAACATCATTATTAAGATAACCACGTTTGATGGTATTGATTACCATGCGCTTGATCGTCAAGGCATAGTAATTACAGGGCAAACATAGTAGTCATCACTGATAATATGGTCGCCATAACTATTTTTAGGCATGGTAAAATTAAACATGGTTGAATTATTAATTTTACTATAATATTTTTCTCAGTGTAGCGATGTTGACCAATTCTGTAaggttttctctttctggcagcgaAATGGCGAGACATTTCTATCTAGATGAGACGTGGGGTTATCTTGTACCTTCCAGCTGACAAATCCCAGCGTGGTGTTAGTATTTCATCAATGGAAGGCCATTTCTCCCATATCTTATCACTGCAAGCGCTCTGGGAGTCCTATCAGTATGTTATGACACCGATAATAATCAAAGCTAGCGACTCGGTGTCATTCGGTTTGAGTATGAAGGTCTCCTGAACTAGAAGTGGTTCACGAGACTCCATTCGAGCTAAGCCCGCCAAAACAGCAGCAAACTGGATGTGATGAAACGATAAcataatagcacagacaaacagacggaacacttcgaacatttttcgattcaaggcatagtcacgaaaacaagttcgcccaatgctaaaaggactgagtttggccaaccatcaactaggtggtggtagtgagcaaacatcaaactcgagcaaaaacgatgcgagcgccacggatggccagttggccaattattaatttttttaaatagacACTTAAATCGGTGTACtatggcaattatcagagtgttgcgtctgtttgtctgtgataacagCTAAATGCCGATAGTTGCTGAGAGGTAGATCACACAACGGAAGAAGTCTGTTCATGAAAGGCAGTCATCTGATTACAGTTCAGAACTGTACAAAATCTTCAATGGTAAACAGGATTTCGCTAGTGCTTCTGAAGAACTACAGATTATACAAGAGAACTTATGAGATTTATGTGAGCTGTATGAAATAGGGCCCCTGCAGCCTCAGcatgggtattcagtatgacgaGAGTGAGGGATTCGACTCGCGGTTGATCCAGAAACTTTTAGTGATGGAAACTTCCTTGATACTCCTGCaggcaggaatttcttcgggtgcTCTTACAAGAACTCATCAACAgattttggaggaattgttccagagattcctgcaggaattctgccaAAAATTCCGATCCAAAGATTCTTGCCTAGGATCTGCACAGATACCTGCGAGAATTGCTACAAAGATACTCCTGGGTTCCAGGAGTTCCAGAAGATCCGCCAAGCagtgaaagtctctcaaataaatcaatcaaaatcaatccgccaagcattcctccaggaattttattcaGCATTttctctatgtttttttttctgagcttcttggggatttctcttgatattccctCATATAttactccaatttttttttcgcgtTATGGATATAATTCTACTGCGTCCATTAAGTTGTGGCGTTGATCTTTATTTTTGCTGTACTTAAAAGGACTTACCTGTGTGACACGAAATATCCCAAATATTCACTAGAAAGGAACCACCGATGGGCACGTCTTACATGGCCGGCTATCGACAAACGAGAGGACGAGAGTGGCGTCgcctgctttggtgcggtttcgTGTGCCGTCGTCATGCGCTCATGACAGGCGTGAATacacaatgttcagcaaagtatACACTTTGATATAAGGGCTATTTCACacacgcgtgagagtgggagtgcgcgtgtttgaagccgcaaagaagaatatcaacaatagcaaatccacgaaaatcctatgtacgcgcactttcactctccttttgaagcggcactatggcagcgcaGTAAGATTAGTCGGCTGGCGTGTGTCTCAATCAGGATCAGCATGCATACCGTCTACCCCGTtagtttgacctcatctaatctgaacactttttaatacgacccccgcttatctgcacatcattcaaactaaaaatggttcaaacgtcattcttcccatggaacggggtgaaatagaacgcagaatcaaaacaaaacaacaaatcaggttaccatcagtgtgtttttcgacgcccacagggttactagaaattcaaattaaagaattatccccgttggtttgcattagATGTCGTTCATTGTTTCATCAGCGATTTCTCtatagagattcttgcaggaatttctacacaGATTGCCCTGGggatttcgaaaatttctcctgagatttaaggacaaggtatttggagcacatagctcaaaatttctagagcaccgttttttagaaccgttgaacggatttggatgaaaatgcatcacgctattgttAAGTGgctgtcaatagcgtgatgcattttaatccaaatccgttcaacggttctaaagaacggtgctctagaaattttgagcaatgtactccaaataccttgtccttagaagtaaattccttcagaaaatcgtccaggagataaactagcctagggctaaaaaaaatcgttaatacagataaaaaaaatatccgtACAGAATATCTTCCCCATTTTTTATGAAACAgatttttgttcaaaaaatccaAAGATGTTGAGCGTAAGCTAAGcctttatatccctttcgtgacgaaccagcacaattgtgctgttgagcaataacagtttcGCGTAATTTTGTCAACTGTTTAGTTTttggtttacctgatgtaaattgttttatatattgatccattacatatacttgcatttgtgcaaacaaacttttgtttatgttgtgtgtgagatttaccacaacaagttaaacaaaaagtgagcaaaaattgtaaaacatgaaaaagttttatctgtcgcaaatttttaattttcctttTATCTAGGTGTTCAAAAGTaagaatcgaaagataaagagtagttcttgcaattgccaaagaaaaagtgttgatatTATAAAAAGCCAGAGaattctggagagccaaatttgagcaatttgtatggaaattttagttttttgctctccgtcccgaaagggatatgatTTATTTATTGCAACAGCCTCGAAAACAAAATCAACAAATTAAATTTGGCAAACAATAACTGTAAATTTAAACACTTTCAACAAATATGAAATTCATTATCACAAGAATTTGTTCATAACGGAAGCAATCACAACGATGGCGAAAAGCATTGGACTCATTCTAACAATCACTCCAGAGCCCTGATCGGCAAGTCTGGTGTTCAACTCAGTCGGTTTCAGCTCGCACCACATATCGGTTTCAATCAGTTTCAAGGCGGCAGAGTTCGATCCATGGACTGAAACGAGTAAAAAAGCATTAACTTTTAACGTATACCGAATGGATTTCGGTATACATCTTACATGTACAGGCCGTGTTCAAACGACAGGGTTCATAATTCACGCCATCGACAATAATCCGTATCTGAGGCATCGTGGGCATAGCTGCCTGCGTGATCGTAAACGTTCCATCCTGACGGAGCTCTAGCGAAAACCGGAACCTTTGGAAGTTGAGTTGAGGAATTAGCATGCGCGTAGTGCCCGGTGGAAGCCGTGGTCTGTCCAGCACCATCTCGCCATTGCGCAGTCGGATCCCGCCGTAGCCATTGATTAGGGTGTGCAAAAAGCTAGCTGCGCCGGATACATGATTGGGCGCACCGGGGAATCCGGTAGGCCCTTGATGCCACACGTGGAAGGGTGCCCGTAGGTAGGGCTGATAACTTCGACGAAGATTTTCCGCAGCCAAATTCGGCTCGCCCAGGTCCAGCCATCCGATTGTCTGCATCGACCAGGTCTCTGCCGAACTGCTGGCCGCGGTTACCGGACCGTAGATGTTCAGATTGTTACGCTTCGTCGACCTGTTTGGATTAGTGAGAGAATCAATATTGATCAGAAGCTTAGATGGTAAGATCAAGCTTAGAAACAGGGACGTTTCGCCATGTTACGAAGCTAAGCCAAGAAGGAGAAGAAAACTGCTTATCCGAGAAAAGAAAAGCAAATTGCTGATGAAACTTACTCGTTCAACGGGAGATCCAAAGGGTACCCCAACATTACGACGTCCGCATGGTTGATTTGCTGTCCTACGGTGTATCCTTCGAACTGCGGTGTGAAGTCGCTAAGTGGCTCGTGCAGCAAGCGCAGTCCCCGCGCTATGCGAAtcatttcactcaaatcttcgtTGTGGAGACTCATGAAGTGTTCACAAATACATGCAGCATACTCACCAAGAAACAGATTATTAGCGGCAACAACGTTGGTGAATACGTTGTTGGTGACGTTGGCGTTCATGGTGTCAGGTCCTGTAACCGCTTCAATGTCGTACTTGTCCGTGGCTGCGTTATAAACAGCGCGACGCATCCAAAAACGAGCCGTATTGAACGCCACCTCGCATCCTTCCGTCATCATCCAGGACCAATGGTCCGTAGCATAGATGTATTGTCTGATGGCGAAGGCTATGTCTGCTGTGACGTGATGTTGTAGTTCGGCTGCTCCAGGAGTTGGTGTAACCTCTCTACCCGTGAAGGCAGAAGCCCAGGGATATTGCCACCCTCCGATGTTATTCGCTGCAGCAGCGTTGCCTTCAACTGCACGTCGGACAATTCTGGTCCTGTACGTCAACATGGCTCGTGCAACTAGCGGATCTGTTAACAGAACTATGGGAAACATCCACATGTCGAAATCCCACATGATGTGCCCTTGAAAATCATTTCGTCCTATACCGGAAGGTGATATTCCGAATGATTGCACGTTATTGGGAGTAAACAGTCCCGGAACATTGCAGAACACTTGGAATGCACTGGCTTTGGTGGCTCGATCTAGTTCATCGCTTCCGTCCACAGTGATCCCATACTGATTCCACATTTCATTCATGCTGGATTCCTGATTACGCTCCACGTTCGATGGGGTACTCAACGTTAACCAGTTGAGTTCATTTTCCGCCGCTGGTCTGTTGCGGGAAAACACTGTATATGTAGCGAACTCTACAGCTGTGCGGTCCTCCGTCAACACGAGAGTCGTCGGTATTTCACTGTAGTATATACAAACACTTGTTCTCGTGATTTGAAAGACAGCGTCCTCGACCTCATTGGTAAGGCCACATTGAAACATGAACATTTGGTTACGAATTTCCACTGATTGGGGTGAATCGAAGGAAATGTCGGTGGATGGTGGTACTGGAATTCGTCGGATATTTGCGCTCAGTGTACCTTGACCATTTAGTCGTTGAACTCGCACGTGATTTACAATGACATGATTGAGGTTCCGATGTGGATACACGCTGTGGATTAGGCGAAATTGTCCGTTGGGATCGGCGTAGATTGTTCGGAAACGGCCGAATCTGATATCCAGCTGGTATGAACAGTAGGGTGGATTGCTCTCCGGATTGCTACAAGCTTCCAGTTGAATATTGGCATAGTTTGGAATACGGGCACGATGGCTCAGATGGCCACGCCCATTGTAAACTCCAGTCAGGTAGACGCTGTCACTGAATACGGTGAATCCGAGATTTCCGTTGGATAGCGTTGGAACATCGGCAGCATCCGGGAAACTACGTATATCAGTTTCAAGATCAGTTGTTCAAACCGTGGTGAATAAAATGGTCAACTTACCGATCAGAATTGAACAAGAAGTTTCTATCGATAGCAAGACCTAGCGAACTGAATATCACTAGTATAAGCAAAGATAACATCTTTATCGGTTCCATTTAACCTGGACCTTAAATGTAGGAAAAGAATTCTTTAGGTTCACCTGTTATTCAGAGGAGGTATATGGTTAAACTGAAGCATATGAATTTGATAGCCAAGGTTTCAAGCGAAATGGTATCGaagataaaataaaattttggaaACGTCGATTAGATAGCGGAGAAATGGATATCAACCAAGCCAGCGCAACAAAGGTTTGCTCATTTGTGGCTGTTGAAATTAGCTTCCGATGAATAACGGTCGGTTTGGCAATATGCAACCATGATTTGGGGTATCCCTTCTATTAGTGACTTTATCAGATTATCCTTCGAAGCCTACGCACGCAACTACGCCAAACCGTTATCAGCAATATTTGCAATATCTAAATATTTCGTGTTTTCTTTCAGTTCCTAAATCagataaagttttttttctcatttcCGGAGCACTTGTTATCTGAAATGAATCACGACTGTCATTGTTACCCCTGGTAAACAAGCAAATAAGTTGCAATTGCAATTAAGCTCCCTTCATGTGATTAAGTGCAGACCTGTGCTTa contains the following coding sequences:
- the LOC109622150 gene encoding protein-glucosylgalactosylhydroxylysine glucosidase-like; protein product: MEPIKMLSLLILVIFSSLGLAIDRNFLFNSDRFPDAADVPTLSNGNLGFTVFSDSVYLTGVYNGRGHLSHRARIPNYANIQLEACSNPESNPPYCSYQLDIRFGRFRTIYADPNGQFRLIHSVYPHRNLNHVIVNHVRVQRLNGQGTLSANIRRIPVPPSTDISFDSPQSVEIRNQMFMFQCGLTNEVEDAVFQITRTSVCIYYSEIPTTLVLTEDRTAVEFATYTVFSRNRPAAENELNWLTLSTPSNVERNQESSMNEMWNQYGITVDGSDELDRATKASAFQVFCNVPGLFTPNNVQSFGISPSGIGRNDFQGHIMWDFDMWMFPIVLLTDPLVARAMLTYRTRIVRRAVEGNAAAANNIGGWQYPWASAFTGREVTPTPGAAELQHHVTADIAFAIRQYIYATDHWSWMMTEGCEVAFNTARFWMRRAVYNAATDKYDIEAVTGPDTMNANVTNNVFTNVVAANNLFLGEYAACICEHFMSLHNEDLSEMIRIARGLRLLHEPLSDFTPQFEGYTVGQQINHADVVMLGYPLDLPLNESTKRNNLNIYGPVTAASSSAETWSMQTIGWLDLGEPNLAAENLRRSYQPYLRAPFHVWHQGPTGFPGAPNHVSGAASFLHTLINGYGGIRLRNGEMVLDRPRLPPGTTRMLIPQLNFQRFRFSLELRQDGTFTITQAAMPTMPQIRIIVDGVNYEPCRLNTACTFHGSNSAALKLIETDMWCELKPTELNTRLADQGSGVIVRMSPMLFAIVVIASVMNKFL